In the genome of Acidovorax sp. 69, the window ATCCACCAGGTTGCCGTGCTCGATGGTGCGCACGCCACAGCGCACAGCGCGGGCAATGGCACGTGGCGTGTAGGCATGGGCCATGACGTAGGTATTGGCGTTAGAGGCTTCCTCCACGATAGCGCGCAGCTCGGCCTCGGAGTAACCCAGGTTGCCAATCGGGTCGTTGGGCGAGGCCACACCGCCCGATGCCATCACCTTGATCTGGGTGGCGCCCTTCAGAATTTCTTCACGCACCGCCAGGCGGCAGGCGTCCACGCCATCGACCACGCGGCCGATGTTGCCCAGCTTGTAGGCGCACGAGCACACATCCAGGTCGTCGTTGCGCTGGCGGAAATCCGCATGCCCGCCGGTTTGCGACAGCGCCTTGCCCGCAGGGAAGATGCGCGGCCCTTGCACCAGCCCCGTGCGCACTGCCTCGGCCAGTGACCAGTCGGCACCACCGGCATCGCGCACCGTGGTAAAGCCGCGTTCCAGCATACTTTTCATGATGGGCAGCGAGCGCAGCATGGTGAACACGTTGGGCATCTTGGCCACGGCGCCCAGGTTGAACGACGACGCCACCACATGCACGTGGCAGTCGATCAGGCCGGGCATGAGCGTCATGCCCTTGGCGTCCAGAGTCGCAGTGCCCTCGGGCACTTCCAGATCACTTCCCACGGCAGCGATGCGGCCGTCCTGCACCCACACCGAGAGGCCGGTGCGCAGTGTGAGCGCATGTACATCCAGAACGCGGCTGTTTTCAATCAACAAAGAGGTCATGGGATTCGTCAAAGTGAGAGCAATGGCTTCAAAATTACTCATAGCCCGTTTCTAGAAGGCCATGAAGGTCGGTCAGGCCCCATTTCGGTGCAATGCAGCATTTTCAAAGGAGTTGGCTGACATGCTGGTGTCACAGGACGCATTTATCGGGCCAATCGCACTTGTCTGCAACGCCTAAAATCTCACCCACCCATGACTAACACTCATACCCACCCATGCGCCGCCTGTGCCCCACCATCTCTGAGCTGAACGCTTTTCACTCTGCGGCCAAGCACCAGGCCTTCACGATGGCGGCGCGCGAGCTGTGCGTGACGCAAAGCGCCATCAGCCGGCACATCGCGGCGCTGGAGGACTACCTGGGCCAGAAGCTGTTCATCCGCAAGGCCACGGGGCTGGAGCTGACCGAGGCGGGGGCCACTTACCTCAACGCCACACGCCCTGCGATGGCCGCGCTGGAGTCGGCCACAGCGCAGCTCATGTCATATGGAGGCGACGGCGGCTCGCTGAACCTGTCGGTGCCGCCCACGTTTGCAGCGCAGTGGCTGTTTCCGCGCCTGGGACACTTCAAGCGCACGCTGCCGCAGGTGTCGCTGAACTTTGTGCGCTACCAGCACGCGCACGACTTTGCAACGCCGCATGAGTTCGATGCTGCCATTCAATACGGCTATGGCAACTGGCCCAGCGCCAATGCGCGCTACCTGATTGGCAAAGAGACCAGCATTGTGTGCAGCCCGCAGTTGCGCGATGCCCTGCCCCTGCACACGCCGCAGGACCTGGTGCGCGCCACGCTGCTGCAGCACATCGAGGTGCCCCTGGCCTGGCACGACTGGATGGAAGCCAATGGCCTGGACACCAGTGCCAGCCGTTTCGGGCCGGGGTTCAACCTGTACTCGCTGATCATCCGTGCAGCACTGTCGGGCTTTGGCGTGGGCATTGTTCCCACCTGCCTGGTAGAGGATGAACTGGCGGCGGGCACCCTGATCGAGCCCTTGGCCCAGCGCTTTGAAAGCCCCTTGGGCTACTACTTGTGCGCACCCACCGCCCGCACCAATCTGTCGGTGTACCGGCTGGTGGCGGGGTGGTTGGAGCATTGCTGCAACCACGCCGACGGCGCCGCAGCACCTGCCGCAACGCCTTGCATCTTCTGCAGCCCACAGGCCTCAGCGGCCGGGTAAGTGGCAAACCGCGAAGGGTGCGCTACAGGCGCAACACCCTCGCCGATCGCGCCGCCGCCCGTTCAGGCAAACAGGCCCTTGTGCTGCTCGCGCAGCAGGTTCTTTTGCACCTTGCCCATGGTGTTGCGGGGCAGCTCGGGCACCACAAAACACTTCTTCGGAATCTTGAAGTTGGCGAGCTGCGACTTGAGTGACGCCACGATGGCCTCAGGGTTGAGCTGCGCGCCCGGCTTGGCAATCACCACGGCCACGCCCACTTCGCCAAAGTCGGGGTGCGGCACGCCCACCAGGGCGCTTTCGGCCACGCCGGGCATGTCGTTGATGTAGCCCTCGATCTCTGCGGGGTAGACGTTGTAGCCGCCGCTGATGATGAGGTCCTTGCTGCGGCCAACGATGCTCACGTAATCGCGCTCGTCCACCTTGCCCACATCACCGGTCTTGAACCAGCCGTCTTTGGTGAACTCTTCGGCCGTCTTCTCGGGCATGCGCCAGTAGCCCTTGAACACATTCGGGCCCTGGACCTGGATGTTGCCGATCTCGCCCACGGGCAGTGGCTTGTTGGCATCGTCCACCACGCGCAGGCCCACGCCAGGCAGCGGGAACCCCACCGTGGCGCCGCGGCGCTCGGTCTGGCCCTTGTGGCGCGCATCGGCCGCGTAGGGGTTGGACGTCAACATGATGGTCTCGCTCATGCCATAGCGCTCCAGAATGGTGTGGCCGGTGCGTTGCTGCCAGTCGGTGAATGTCTCGATCAGCAATGGCGCAGAGCCAGCGATGAACAGGCGCATGTTCTTTGTGGCCTCCTTGTTCAAGCCGGGCTCGGCCAGCAGGCGCACGTACAGCGTGGGCACACCCATGAAGACGGTGGCGCGAGGCATGGCCGCCAACACGGCCTTGGGGTCGAACCTGGCCATCCAGATCATCTTGCTGCCGTTGATGAGCGCACCATGGATGGCCACGAACAGGCCGTGCACATGAAAGATGGGCAGCGCGTGGATCAGCACATCACCCTTCTTCCAGCCCCAATACGCCTTGAGCACCTGCGCGTTGGACAGCATGTTGCCGTGCGTGAGCATCGCGCCCTTGCTGCGGCCCGTGGTGCCGCTGGTGTAGAGGATGGCGGCCAGATCATCGGCGGAGCGCTGCACAGGCGTGTGTGTGTCGCCGTGGTGCGCGGCACGGTCCAGCAGGCTACCGGTGCGGTCTTCGCCCAGTGTGAACACATGCTGGGTGCCCAGCGTGAAGGCGATCTTGCTCACCCAACCGAAGTTGCCCGGCGTGCACACCACCACGGCGGGCTCGGCGTTGCCGATGAAGTATTCGATCTCAGCGCTCTGGTAGGCGGTGTTGAGCGGCAAAAACACAAAGCCGGCGCGCAACGTGGCCAGGTACAGCACCATCGCTTCGACCGATTTCTCAACCTGCACGGCCACACGGCTACCTTCAGGCAGCTTGAGCGACACCAGCAGGTTGGCCATGCGGGCGCTGGCACGCTCCAGGTCGCCCCAGGTGTAGAAAAGCGGCGTGCCGTCTGCGGCCGTGGTCTCTACGGCGGTGCTGTCGAGGTCAGACGGAAATGCGGCGCGCAGCGCGCTGAAAAGGTTGTGTTGGCTCATGGCTTGGGCTTTGCTTCTTTGGCAGGTTGCAGGTGGCAAGAATTCGATGGAGGCGGAGGTGGATGTTTTGGCAGGGGCGACGCTGCTCAAAAAACGGGCGTGCGTTTATCCAGAAACGCGGTGATGCCTTCGCGATGCTCCGCGCTGTGGGCGTATCCGTAAGGGTCAGGTGCGCCGTTCACTATGGTTTCGATAGCTGTTAGTGCTTGTATTTCTTGCGCTACAGGCACTTTGAGCGCTCGAAACGTCTGCTTGTTCATGCGGGCGGCCTGGGGGGC includes:
- a CDS encoding amidohydrolase family protein; this encodes MTSLLIENSRVLDVHALTLRTGLSVWVQDGRIAAVGSDLEVPEGTATLDAKGMTLMPGLIDCHVHVVASSFNLGAVAKMPNVFTMLRSLPIMKSMLERGFTTVRDAGGADWSLAEAVRTGLVQGPRIFPAGKALSQTGGHADFRQRNDDLDVCSCAYKLGNIGRVVDGVDACRLAVREEILKGATQIKVMASGGVASPNDPIGNLGYSEAELRAIVEEASNANTYVMAHAYTPRAIARAVRCGVRTIEHGNLVDAPTAELMAEMGAFMVPTLITYEGLANEGERYGLPAVSIAKIDSVRSQGKQAIEILAKAGVKMGLGSDLLAETHYLQADELRLRADVLGNGPVLQQATLIGAEILGQQGQLGEITAGAIADLLLVDGDPLTDITCLLNQGERIRAIAKDGVWVKNTL
- a CDS encoding LysR substrate-binding domain-containing protein; translation: MRRLCPTISELNAFHSAAKHQAFTMAARELCVTQSAISRHIAALEDYLGQKLFIRKATGLELTEAGATYLNATRPAMAALESATAQLMSYGGDGGSLNLSVPPTFAAQWLFPRLGHFKRTLPQVSLNFVRYQHAHDFATPHEFDAAIQYGYGNWPSANARYLIGKETSIVCSPQLRDALPLHTPQDLVRATLLQHIEVPLAWHDWMEANGLDTSASRFGPGFNLYSLIIRAALSGFGVGIVPTCLVEDELAAGTLIEPLAQRFESPLGYYLCAPTARTNLSVYRLVAGWLEHCCNHADGAAAPAATPCIFCSPQASAAG
- a CDS encoding malonyl-CoA synthase, which translates into the protein MSQHNLFSALRAAFPSDLDSTAVETTAADGTPLFYTWGDLERASARMANLLVSLKLPEGSRVAVQVEKSVEAMVLYLATLRAGFVFLPLNTAYQSAEIEYFIGNAEPAVVVCTPGNFGWVSKIAFTLGTQHVFTLGEDRTGSLLDRAAHHGDTHTPVQRSADDLAAILYTSGTTGRSKGAMLTHGNMLSNAQVLKAYWGWKKGDVLIHALPIFHVHGLFVAIHGALINGSKMIWMARFDPKAVLAAMPRATVFMGVPTLYVRLLAEPGLNKEATKNMRLFIAGSAPLLIETFTDWQQRTGHTILERYGMSETIMLTSNPYAADARHKGQTERRGATVGFPLPGVGLRVVDDANKPLPVGEIGNIQVQGPNVFKGYWRMPEKTAEEFTKDGWFKTGDVGKVDERDYVSIVGRSKDLIISGGYNVYPAEIEGYINDMPGVAESALVGVPHPDFGEVGVAVVIAKPGAQLNPEAIVASLKSQLANFKIPKKCFVVPELPRNTMGKVQKNLLREQHKGLFA